The Erigeron canadensis isolate Cc75 chromosome 4, C_canadensis_v1, whole genome shotgun sequence genome window below encodes:
- the LOC122597316 gene encoding putative clathrin assembly protein At1g25240: protein MRLWKKVSGTLKDKTSLCKTRLGRRSTFQNPDIEKAVIKATSHDESYIDFRHTQCVFSWIRVSDHYLSPVLWAVSNRLEKTHNWVVALKGLMLIHGIFCCNVPVVQTIGRLPFDLSNFKHGYSGSAKRWSFEAFIRAYYGFLEQKSMFLLHYSKQLFKDQNKSKRSVILQDLVCLQNIQHLLDILLKIKPRYAAKSNMLVLVAMDCLVVESFDIYRYICNGITSILDRIDSGRITEAKIMLSILEKATAQGEKVTQYLDFCRNMGVISASECPKIRHISLIDIQDLENFIKFVEEEPKHVIMEKTSMTEPHESDDPRSGLKTIITEEWVVFEEDDKKPYQELPFISLDFPMETRMHNTNPFLDQCHTYELPDLITF from the coding sequence ATGAGGCTGTGGAAAAAGGTTTCTGGAACGTTAAAAGACAAAACCAGTCTTTGTAAAACAAGACTCGGTCGTCGTTCAACGTTCCAAAATCCTGATATCGAGAAGGCAGTCATCAAGGCTACGAGCCATGATGAATCCTACATCGATTTCCGCCACACCCAATGTGTCTTTTCATGGATCCGTGTTTCTGATCATTATCTTTCGCCTGTGTTGTGGGCTGTCTCTAACAGATTGGAGAAAACCCACAACTGGGTGGTGGCTTTGAAAGGCCTCATGCTTATACATGGCATTTTCTGTTGCAATGTTCCTGTTGTACAAACGATCGGACGATTACCATTTGACCTATCAAATTTCAAACACGGGTACTCTGGAAGTGCTAAGAGATGGAGTTTTGAGGCGTTTATCCGTGCTTACTACGGTTTCCTCGAGCAGAAATCGATGTTTTTATTACATTATTCCAAACAACTATTTAAAGATCAAAATAAGAGCAAAAGATCTGTCATACTACAAGATCTTGTTTGTTTgcaaaatatccaacatttgcTTGACATTTTGCTCAAAATCAAACCACGATACGCAGCAAAATCAAACATGCTTGTTCTAGTAGCAATGGATTGTCTCGTGGTTGAGAGTTTTGATATTTATAGGTACATATGTAATGGGATCACTTCCATTCTTGATAGAATTGATTCAGGTAGGATAACAGAAGCCAAAATAATGTTAAGCATTCTTGAAAAAGCAACGGCTCAAGGCGAAAAAGTGACTCAATATCTAGACTTTTGTAGAAACATGGGTGTCATAAGTGCATCCGAATGTCCTAAAATCCGGCATATATCCTTGATAGatattcaagatcttgaaaactTTATAAAGTTTGTGGAAGAAGAGCCAAAACATGTGATTATGGAGAAGACATCAATGACAGAACCCCATGAAAGTGATGATCCGAGAAGTGGTTTGAAGACGATCATCACGGAAGAATGGGTGGTGTTTGAGGAAGATGATAAGAAACCATATCAAGAATTACCATTTATCAGTTTAGATTTCCCCATGGAAACTAGAATGCACAACACAAACCCTTTTCTTGATCAATGTCACACGTATGAATTGCCCGATTTGATTACTTTCTGA
- the LOC122595504 gene encoding protein BASIC PENTACYSTEINE2-like has translation MDDDGFRNWGYYDVSPISPYKDNLGLQLMSPIGDHRDTKPFRESPLMINQNGGGGGMTAGYHHHHHHHQPPVPVPYMRDSWIQRERQLHMQSANPGYEMHHDTSASNSMHIMQSIDSLKDHGMSVEDNVGSDGDVGGDVGGSGSRKKRSMGTTTPKAPRTKKPKKVKENGNPTVQRSKVMKRSMELVINGIDMDISGIPIPVCSCTGTPQQCYRWGMGGWQSACCTTTISMYPLPMSTKRRGARIAGRKMSQGAFKKVLEKLASEGYNFANAIDLRAHWAKHGTNKFVTIR, from the coding sequence ATGGATGATGATGGATTCCGAAATTGGGGGTATTATGATGTGAGTCCTATTAGTCCATATAAAGATAATTTGGGATTGCAATTGATGTCTCCTATAGGTGACCATAGAGATACAAAACCATTTCGAGAAAGCCCGTTAATGATAAACCagaatggtggtggtggtggtatgACAGCAGggtaccaccaccaccaccatcaccaccagccacctGTACCGGTACCTTATATGCGAGATAGTTGGATACAAAGAGAAAGACAACTTCATATGCAATCTGCAAACCCTGGTTATGAAATGCATCATGATACTTCGGCTTCTAATTCAATGCACATAATGCAGTCGATTGATTCCTTGAAGGATCATGGTATGAGCGTCGAGGATAATGTAGGTAGTGATGGTGATGTTGGTGGTGATGTTGGTGGTAGTGGTTCACGTAAGAAAAGATCAATGGGGACAACAACCCCAAAAGCCCCACGAACTAAAAAGCCaaagaaagtgaaagaaaatgGAAATCCGACTGTACAACGATCAAAAGTCATGAAACGGAGTATGGAGTTGGTAATAAACGGTATAGATATGGACATATCAGGAATTCCAATACCGGTTTGTTCGTGTACAGGGACACCTCAGCAATGTTACCGGTGGGGTATGGGTGGGTGGCAATCAGCTTGTTGTACCACCACGATTTCAATGTACCCGTTGCCAATGAGTACTAAACGTCGTGGAGCACGGATTGCTGGGAGGAAAATGAGTCAAGGTGCGTTCAAGAAAGTCCTAGAAAAGTTAGCTTCCGAAGGTTACAATTTTGCTAATGCAATTGATTTGAGGGCACATTGGGCTAAGCATGGGACTAACAAGTTTGTAACGATCAGATAG